Proteins from a single region of Thunnus albacares chromosome 16, fThuAlb1.1, whole genome shotgun sequence:
- the LOC123000044 gene encoding ALK and LTK ligand 2-like: protein MSRLRRHFTMGLVLLMCTLTGHCSESAPSAAPAAAGRDAHRDLRRMAEIVRHVEESRGHHSAKTEAPLTARARTTPVEPKDLSNLKIDRGDQVVVVFPRDLRKKEKFLKHITGPLYFSPKCRKHVYRLYHHTRDCTIPAYFKRCARLLTRLAGSPQCTEG from the exons ATGAGCAGACTGCGCAGACACTTCACTATGGGACTGGTGCTACTGATGTGCACGCTTACCGGCCACTGCAGCGAGAGCGCGCCCTCGGCGGCCCCAGCGGCGGCCGGCAGGGACGCGCATCGGGACTTGAGGCGGATGGCGGAGATCGTGAGACACGTGGAGGAGAGCCGGGGTCACCACAGCGCGAAAACGGAAGCCCCGTTAACAGCGAGGGCGAGGACCACCCCGGTGGAGCCAAAGGATTTAAGCAACTTGAAAATAGACAGAGGGGATCAGGTTGTCG TCGTATTTCCCAGAGATCtcagaaagaaggagaaattCCTAAAACATATAACAG GTCCACTCTACTTCAGTCCCAAGTGCAGGAAGCATGTGTACAGACTCTACCACCACACCAGAGACTGCACGATACCTGCGT ATTTCAAAAGATGTGCGCGGCTTCTCACACGGCTAGCCGGCAGCCCGCAGTGCACAGAGGGGTAG